In one window of Nothobranchius furzeri strain GRZ-AD chromosome 11, NfurGRZ-RIMD1, whole genome shotgun sequence DNA:
- the med10 gene encoding mediator of RNA polymerase II transcription subunit 10, translated as MAEKFDNLEEHLEKFEENIRQLGIIVSDFQPSSQAVLNQKLNFMISGLQDIEKCRQQLHEINVPLEVFEYIDQGRNPQLYTKECLERALARNEQVKGKIDTMTKFKSLLISELSKVFPEEMSKYKAIRSEDAPS; from the exons ATGGCTGAAAAATTTGATAATCTCGAGGAGCATCTGGAGAAATTCGAGGAGAATATTCGACAATTAGGAATCATTGTTAGCGACTTCCAGCCGAGCAGCCAGGCGGTTCTGAATCAGAAGCT AAATTTCATGATTTCTGGGCTACAAGACATCGAGAAGTGCCGACAGCAGCTTCATGAGATCAATGTCCCTCTGGAGGTCTTCGA GTACATTGACCAAGGCAGAAACCCTCAGCTGTACACCAAGGAGTGTCTGGAGAGAGCGCTGGCGAGAAACGAGCAGGTCAAAGGAAAGATAGACACCATGACG AAATTCAAGAGTCTCTTAATTTCCGAGCTTAGTAAGGTTTTCCCGGAGGAAATGTCCAAGTACAAGGCTATCCGTAGTGAAGATGCACCCTCCTAG